In Mangifera indica cultivar Alphonso chromosome 1, CATAS_Mindica_2.1, whole genome shotgun sequence, a single genomic region encodes these proteins:
- the LOC123213624 gene encoding choline transporter protein 1, with protein sequence MRGPLGAVIGRYPSSDGSVPIDGGIIRHNRKCRDVVFLVIFIAFWVSMIVNSSFGFNQGNPLRLTYGLDYKGNVCGDKHAHPGLRELELRYWLNPNQVYQSGLKDSPFKLENARTICLLDCPIPAEDSLNWVCDYPEGDIRLSMDDWIDRNYDYFEFLTPEMRNSSLQLQGPCYPVLFPSVNVYWNCQYLARVSNMSLKHWQQMGGVNINEDIIIDKSIHKMVNSRSAVLKRYMADIGKSWPVLIVCGGLLPLFLSVIWLLMIRHFVAAMPWITVSLFNILIISVTLFYYLKAGWIGNAEITPIIGVHDPYYHVSARELNHIRAAAVLMTFVMVVAILTSIAIVRRILMATSVLKVAAKVIGEVQALIIFPVIPYAMLAIFYMFWISSALHLFSSGQVVQNNCNSNCCAYDLVSKRVNCDRCCGYSIHYTPHIAVAIFFHLFGCYWATQFFIAASSTVIAGSVASYYWARGEASPEIPFLPVISSMKRLLRYSLGSVALGSLIVSFVESIRFILESIRRKLKIGGTTPDSWYGKAAFYSSQGCLRSIEWTIKSVNRNAYIMIAITGKSFCRASAIATELIMNNILRIGRVNVIGDVILFLGKFCVSLSSGLFAFLMLDTHKYRSAHNKISSPLFPVLVCWALGYVVATLFFGVVEMSIDTIILSFCQDSEEHQGTAQYAPPLLIETLNDQNEMQRLTQ encoded by the exons ATGAGGGGACCTCTGGGAGCAGTCATAGGGAGGTACCCATCAAGTGATGGAAGTGTTCCAATTGATGGTGGAATCATTAGGCACAACAGAAAATGTAGAGATGTTGtatttcttgttatttttattgcatTCTGGGTTTCCATGATTGTTAACTCTAGCTTTGGATTTAACCAAGGAAACCCTCTAAG GCTTACATATGGGTTGGACTACAAAGGTAATGTATGTGGTGACAAGCATGCCCATCCTGGCCTTCGTGAACTGGAACTCAGATATTGGTTAAATCCTAATCAGGTTTATCAAAGTGGTTTGAAGGATAGCCCGTTCAAGTTGGAAAATGCCCGGACTATATGCTTGTTGGATTGCCCTATCCCGGCTGAGGATTCGCTAAATTGGGTCTGTGATTATCCAGAGGGAGATATTCGTCTCTCAATGGATGACTGGATTGATagaaattatgattattttgaattcCTTACGCCAGAAATGCGAAACAGCTCTCTTCAACTTCAGGGTCCTTGTTATCCTGTCTTGTTTCCAAGTGTAAACG TTTATTGGAACTGCCAATACTTAGCTCGTGTGTCAAATATGTCTTTGAAGCATTGGCAACAAATGGGTGGAGTGAATATCAATGAGGacattataattgataaatcGATTCACAAGATGGTCAATTCTCGATCGGCTGTATTAAAG AGATATATGGCTGATATTGGGAAGTCATGGCCGGTATTGATTGTTTGTGGAGGACTGTTGCCACTGTTCCTCTCAGTTATTTGGCTGCTGATGATTCGTCATTTTGTTGCTGCAATGCCATGGATAACAGTTTCACTCTTTAATATTCTCATAATATCTGTTACTTTGTTCTATTACTTAAAAG CTGGATGGATAGGGAATGCTGAGATCACCCCCATCATTGGTGTTCATGATCCATACTATCATGTATCTGCACGG GAGCTAAATCATATCCGTGCTGCTGCTGTTCTTATGACCTTTGTAATGGTTGTTGCCATCCTTACTTCAATTGCCATTGTTCGCCGCATCCTAATGGCAACATCTGTCCTGAAG GTCGCTGCAAAGGTCATTGGAGAAGTTCAAGCACTCATAATTTTTCCAGTCATACCATATGCGATGCTTGCAATTTTTTACATGTTCTGGATTTCATCTGCTCTTCATTTGTTCAGTTCCGGCCAGGTTGTTCAGAATAATTGCAATTCCAACTGCTGTGCTTATGATCTTGTGTCAAAACGTGTGAACTGTGATCGCTGCTGTGGTTATAGCATCCATTACACTCCACACATTGCCGTTGCCATTTTTTTCCACCTCTTTGGGTGCTACTGGGCTACCCAATTTTTCATAGCAGCATCTTCAACTGTAATTGCAGGGTCTGTTGCCTCTTATTATTGGGCACGTGGTGAAGCATCG CCAGAGATTCCATTTCTTCCTGTTATTTCCTCTATGAAACGACTGCTGCGTTACAGTCTTGGTTCTGTGGCTCTTGGATCCTTGATTGTGTCATTTGTAGAATCAATTCGCTTTATTCTTGAGTCAATTCGTCGCAAATTAAAAATTGGTGGTACCACACCTGATAGCTGGTATGGAAAGGCAGCATTTTATTCTTCTCAGGGTTGTCTGAGGAGTATTGAATGGACCATCAAATCCGTGAATCGCAACGCCTATATAATG ATTGCTATAACGGGAAAAAGCTTCTGTAGGGCTTCTGCTATTGCGACAGAATTGATCATGAATAACATTCTTCGCATAGGGCGGGTGAATGTGATTGGAGATGTTATTCTGTTTCTCGGGAAATTTTGTGTCAGCCTCTCGAGTGGACTTTTTGCTTTCCTCATGTTGGATACCCACAAATACAGATCTGCTCATAACAAAATATCCTCCCCATTGTTTCCTGTGTTG GTTTGTTGGGCTCTTGGCTATGTTGTTGCGACGCTGTTTTTTGGAGTGGTGGAGATGTCAATCGATACCATCATCCTTTCATTCTGCCAGGACTCGGAAGAGCACCAAGGCACAGCTCAATATGCGCCTCCCCTTCTCATTGAAACCCTCAATGACCAAAATGAGATGCAGAG